The window CATGGAAAGCATGCAATGAACAAGGGTCAGGTTACAAGAATAGCTGCCACAGAGGGTTTAAGAGTAGGCAGGCGACAAAGGATGCTTACTCCAATGTCATGCTTAAGCAGGCATGCAATGTTGAAAATGGTGAGGCGGGTCGACACTTTGGATTGAAGAACTTCATTATCTTTGTCCAGTTCATTGTGATTGTAGTGTTGTTTTGTTGGTGTGATCGTGTGTAAGGTGTAGCGGGTAAGCTCATCACTTAGGGTACAAGGTAACTACACCTCTATGCTTGTatgcaaccaaacaacatgcactAGTATGAGCACAACCAATGCGAGCAACCAAACACAATATTTAGAGTCGTTGCCACGATACAGGACGAGGGGGTGCAAGCAACCAACATGtagatgttttttttgcctacatTAGCTCAACCAGGCTCATTTGGCAAAGTGACAAAAAACGATGCGAGCAACCAAACGCGTcgaggtctcaagtttaaaacctcCAATACAATTTTTTTTAAAGATTCTGCGGCTACATCGATCCCATGTCTAAGGACTAAAAAAGCCTAGATGCGAGGggggtgttgaaatatattgcctgtCTTTCTccgtcagttcggacttttggagcaACTGGCTGAAGCATGAATTCAATACTATTGACAATGTTATGTTGTTCTTACCTACTTTATTGATCATCGTAACAAGCAACTTGATGCAAACTGTGACATATATGTGCCTTATGGAAGGGCGTTGAAACAGCTGGATGCATTACAAATTCCGTGGATATCTTCAGGTATAACGTGTTGCGTTCAGCACGTAATCCTTACTATGCATGTCAACCTCAAACGACAGGGTTTCTGCAGTTTAAAAGAATGGGAGACACAGGTGAGTCAGTATCACCAAGAAGAGGTAAGAAGAATAAACAGTTTGTTAATAAGGTTGACCAGCGAGGTGGTTTATCTTTGTGGTAGAAGCGTACAGCGTAGTGCAAAGTGCAAGCAGGTTTGCCACGTATGTCCAACTCCGTTGACCAGGCGCACCATCAGAGTCAGTAGATTCAGAATGAAAATGTATTACAACGTTTTTTCCACTATATAGGTGAAACATTGCACTTGGCGCGATATGATAAAAGGCGAGAATAAGAAATCTTATTGACGAAAAGCAGCAGCCTTGGTTTCTTTTGCATTAACTAGGAGAGGAGTAATCAGAACTCCACTGGAGGACTGAGCTTCTCATCTTGGTTTTGGCAGCGTCAGAGTGGTCTTTTGTGTAGAATATCCTCACCAGAAGTGGAGGGAAAAGGCAAGAAGGAACGTCTGAATCTTAATGAAGGAAGAAATAGTAGAGTTTGGACTTTGGACCATCGTTCAGCAAGGTGCATGCAGACAGTTCCTGGTCCTCCAAGGTTCTAATACACTGGTCCACTCTTGAGCACACATTCATCTGGATTAACTGATATTTGTTTGTTTTCAAATTGCATCCTCCTAATCAAAGGAAGGGACAGTTCTGAAGCTCACCGGAATAGAACCTGGAAACCCACGCAGCCTTGGCCGTATTCCACGAGAAATTTGACCTGTCGCCGCCCTCCGTTGGACAGAATCAGCCCTCAGCCGCACCTACCGCAGGAATGCAGGATGAGACATCGACCCGGCTGACCCTATGATCCCAAGCTGGCACCACCCCGAGTTCAGTCTCCTTTCCGGCCAGCGCCAAGCAAACCACCACGTTTCTATTCTACTTATGGATAAACTACTAGACGAAAGGATCCGACATGGCACGCACTGAGGAGACCGGAGACCGGCGACGAGTAGGAAAAACGCCCTGCACTGAGCCTGCAGGCTGCAAGCACCTAGCTTAGCTAGCCACCACCTACTACGTGGAAACTTCCGGCCGAGAAGAAGCAGCGCACGCATGTGTTGGTGAGAGAGACCATAATAGCATTTCTAGTCCGATACTTGAATATTAGCCAATGGATGGATCCCGTCCAAGTTAACCCTGCTATATaaacctccgcggcagcacaacacaGCAGCAGCAGCCTAAGCCTGAGGCGAGGTAAGAGTTCACGAAGGAAGCGAGCTAACAAGGGTTAGCAAAGTGATTACCTCCGCCTCCGAGAAATCTATCGCCTCCTCGGAGTCAAGACAGCTCGTCGGCGACATGGACGCCATGGAGAGAGGCGAGCACGCGCCGCTCCTGCCGGAGGTAATTACCTCCTCcgatcttcctcctcctctgctgcccCATGCATGATCATCACAATGGAGATTGAAATGCTAAGTCCAGAGCCATGCTTCTGCATCGGTCAAAACAAGAAGAACATTTGCGAACCTCCATATAAGACCGAGTCTAAATTAAAGAACATTTGGTTAATTCTTGCGTACGTCAGCACTGAAGGTTCTCTACATGCCAATATCCAGGCCCCTTCCTTTCCTAACCAGACAAGCACATGCGCACATCCACATCACGGTCGTGCTGCATCTTATCCAGAACTTGTACAGATTCGGTTGTCGTTCCTAACAATTTCTGCAATCTATCTCTGTTACAGAGTCATGGCCCAAAGGTTCAGGAGGATGACAGCCTGCAGCTGCAGGTGCCACTCCTGAAGCATAAGAAGCGGGGCGGCAACAAGGCACCAGCAGTGATTCTATGTAAGCAAAGCTCCATCTTCTGATTGCTTTTCCAGCCAACAAAAATGTACTGTAGATTAATTGGAGAGGAGCTAGTGTTTAACTGAACTTTCGCCATTGTTGGTGCAGTGTTCGAATGCCTGGAGAGCACGGCGTTCAATGGCATCTCCACCAACCTGGTGGTGTACCTGGAGACCGTCCTCCACGGCACCAACCTCGCCAGCGCCTCCAACGTCGCCACCTGGTTCGGCACCAGCTACCTCACCCCGGTCTTCGGTGCCATCATCGCCGACTCCTTCTGGGGCAACTACAACACCATCCTCGTCTCCCTCGCCGTCTACCTCCTCGGCATGATGCTCGTCACCTTCTCCGCCTTCCTGCCCACGACCACGGCGGCGCTGTGCGCGGCGGGTGCATCGTGCGCCGGCACCGCCAGcacgtgggggctgagctcgcagaCCGTGGCTTTTGTTGGGCTGTACCTGGTGGCGATCGGGTGCGGCGGGGTGCGCTCGTCGCTGTTGCCGTTCGGAGCGGAGCAGTTCGACGACGACAGCGCGGCGGACCGGGAGGGCAAGACGTCCTTCTTCAGCTGGTTCTACCTATGCGTGAGCTTCGGCCCCATCATCTCCGGCGTGTTCCTCGTCTGGATCCAGCAGAACGTTAGCTGGGGCCTCGGCTTCGGCATCGCCACTGCCTGCATCGCGCTCGCCTTCGCCGCCTTCGTGCTCGCCACGCCCATGTACAAGCGCCGCATGCCCGCAGGCACGCCGCTCAAGAGCCTCTGCCAGGTCGTTGCCGCCGCGTGCAAGAAAATCAGCATCAAGGTGCCCGCGGAAGCCGGACACCTCTACGAGGTCAGCGACAAGATCGATTCGCCCCAGCCAAGGATCGCGCACACCAGCGACTTCAAGTTCCTCGACAAGGCGGCCATCGTCACGGAGTCGGACATGGAGGAGAGGCCGGAGGCGGCGACCTCGTGGAAGCTCTGCACCGTGACTCAGGTGGAGGAGCTCAAGATCCTTCTGCGGCTGCTGCCCGTCTGGATCACCAGCGTCATCGTGTCATCGGCCTACTCGCAGATGAACACCACGTTCGTGCAGCAGGGCAGTGCCATGGAAATGACCATCCTGTCGGTGCCGGTGCCCGTGGCGTCGCTGGTCTCGTTCGAGGTGACATGCGTCCTGACATGGGTGCTCCTCTACAACAAGGTGATCGTGCCAGCGGTTAGGAGCTTCTCCTCGAGCGGCGACGGCGAGCCGTCACAGCTGCAGCGGATGGGCGCGGGGAGGCTCCTCATGGCGCTCAccatggcggtggcggcgctcgTGGAAATGAAGCGGCTCGACAGCGCGGCGCGCGGGGAGGAGATCAGCATCGCGTGGCAGCTGCCGCAGTACTTCTTCCTGGCCGGCGGAGAGGTGTTCTGCTACATCGCGCAGCTGGAGTTCTTCTTCGGCGAGGCGCCGGACACCATGAAAAGCATGTGTACGTCGCTCGCTCTGCTCACCATCGCGCTGGGGAGCTACATGAGCTCCTTCATCTACGCCATCGTGGAGGCCTTCACGGCGACGGGAGACAGCCCCGGGTGGATCTCCGACGACCTCAACAAGGGCCACCTCGACTACTTCTTCTGGGCCATGGCTGCAATGTGCACGCTCAACTTCGTCGTGTACAGCGGCATCGTCAAGAACTACAGGCTCAAGACAGTCATCTCGTGATCGCTCGCGCAAGGATTCAAGATTCCATTACATTCTACAGACATTACACAGGAAAGAGTAATTAGGAGTAGCCAGGTACCTTTTTTTTAGAAACTTGTAGCCAGGTACATATATACACAAGAAACACTAGGAAGAAAATGTAAGATATAGAATTTTGTTTTCAGTCTTGCTAAGTCGCAGTCATCTAAGACTTCGTTAAGTCTCAGTCGATGCTGTATGATGTGGGAATTAGACGTTGTATTCCTCATGTGCAAACgtacgtatatatgatgtacaagagGTGGACcacgacctcaactatacaaggaactaggaCGTGGACCCAATACACAGATATgcacaacacatatactcaacaccccccacAGTCAAAGCGGCATAGCtgctgacgcaaagactggaccggaactcttcaaatgacgccgtaggcaagcccttggtcatgatatctgcaAATTATTGGGAGGTAGggacgtgtaaaacacgaatatggccaaAGGCCACCTGTtcccgaagaaaatgaatatccaactcaatatgcttggtccgtcgatgatgcacCGGATTAGTggagaggtagaccgccgagacgttgtcgcaatagaccaccgtggcacggtcaacagggcaggagagctcctgaagcagctggcgaagccacgaacactcggcgacggcgttggccaccgcgcgatactcagcctcagcactggaacAAGAGGccgtaggctgccgcttggacgaccacgagatgagtgagggtccaaggtagacacaatagcccgaggtggagcgacgagtgttgggcagcccgcccagtctgcatcggagcaggcggtgagggcggtgtcggcGGAGGCATGAAGCGTGACGtcaagatccatagtgccacagacACAGCGGAGAATCCGCTTGACAGCGGCCCAGTGAACGtcccgaggagcatgcatatggagacacacctgctgcacGGCATACTGGATCTCTGGTCGAGTCTGCAAAGCACCAACGATAGACCGGTAGAAAgcagcatccgaagcaggagaaccatccatggcagaaagcttggccttcgtatcaacaggcgtggcagagggcttgcagttaagcatgccagcaCGCTCCAGGAGCTCATAAGCGTACTTCCActgatgaagaaagaagccatCCAGACGGCGCACCACCTCAACACTGTGAAAGTAGTGCAAAGGACctaagtccttgatggcgaactcagcaCGAAGATGA is drawn from Triticum dicoccoides isolate Atlit2015 ecotype Zavitan chromosome 6B, WEW_v2.0, whole genome shotgun sequence and contains these coding sequences:
- the LOC119320380 gene encoding protein NRT1/ PTR FAMILY 8.3-like, translating into MDAMERGEHAPLLPESHGPKVQEDDSLQLQVPLLKHKKRGGNKAPAVILLFECLESTAFNGISTNLVVYLETVLHGTNLASASNVATWFGTSYLTPVFGAIIADSFWGNYNTILVSLAVYLLGMMLVTFSAFLPTTTAALCAAGASCAGTASTWGLSSQTVAFVGLYLVAIGCGGVRSSLLPFGAEQFDDDSAADREGKTSFFSWFYLCVSFGPIISGVFLVWIQQNVSWGLGFGIATACIALAFAAFVLATPMYKRRMPAGTPLKSLCQVVAAACKKISIKVPAEAGHLYEVSDKIDSPQPRIAHTSDFKFLDKAAIVTESDMEERPEAATSWKLCTVTQVEELKILLRLLPVWITSVIVSSAYSQMNTTFVQQGSAMEMTILSVPVPVASLVSFEVTCVLTWVLLYNKVIVPAVRSFSSSGDGEPSQLQRMGAGRLLMALTMAVAALVEMKRLDSAARGEEISIAWQLPQYFFLAGGEVFCYIAQLEFFFGEAPDTMKSMCTSLALLTIALGSYMSSFIYAIVEAFTATGDSPGWISDDLNKGHLDYFFWAMAAMCTLNFVVYSGIVKNYRLKTVIS